One Brassica napus cultivar Da-Ae chromosome C4, Da-Ae, whole genome shotgun sequence genomic region harbors:
- the LOC106390934 gene encoding glutamate decarboxylase 2-like: MVLSQTTPESNEPVSSTFGSRYALTALPKYEIGESSIPKDAAYQIIKDELMLDGNPRLNLASFVTTWMEPECDKLIMDSINKNYVDMDEYPVTTELQNRCVNMIARLFNAPLGDTETAMGVGTVGSSEAIMLAGLAFKRNWQNKRKAEGKTYDKPNIVTGANVQVCWEKFARYFEVELKEIKLSEGYYVMDPEKAVEMVDENTICVAAILGSTLTGEFEDVKRLNHLLVKKNDATGWNTPIHVDAASGGFIAPFIYPELEWDFRLPLVKSINVSGHKYGLVYAGIGWVVWRTQHDLPDELIFHINYLGADQPTFTLNFSKGSSQIIAQYYQLIRLGFEGYKNVMQNCRENMLVLKEGIEKTERFNIVSKDVGVPLVAFSLKGQSFHSEFEISEMLRRFGWIVPAYTMPADAQHITVLRVVIREDFSRTLAERLVADILKVLHELDTLPSKISRKMGAEDFGNVKGKKVKREKLMEVIVGWRKFVKDRKKMNGVC; encoded by the exons atggtTCTAAGCCAAACGACCCCTGAAAGTAACGAACCTGTTAGCTCGACGTTTGGATCTCGCTATGCCCTAACTGCACTTcccaa gTACGAGATTGGTGAGAGTTCGATACCAAAGGATGCTGCGTATCAGATCATAAAAGATGAACTAATGCTTGACGGTAACCCGAGGCTGAACCTGGCCTCGTTTGTGACGACATGGATGGAGCCAGAGTGTGACAAACTCATTATGGACTCTATCAACAAGAACTATGTCGACATGGACGAGTACCCTGTCACTACCGAGCTCCAG AACCGATGTGTAAATATGATAGCTCGACTGTTCAATGCTCCTCTTGGAGACACTGAGACCGCCATGGGAGTAGGAACGGTTGGATCTTCAGAAGCCATCATGTTAGCCGGATTGGCCTTCAAAAGGAACTGGCAGAACAAACGCAAGGCTGAGGGTAAAACCTATGATAAACCCAACATTGTCACCGGAGCCAATGTTCAA GTGTGCTGGGAGAAATTCGCTAGGTACTTCGAGGTGGAGCTAAAAGAAATCAAGCTTAGTGAAGGTTACTACGTGATGGATCCAGAGAAAGCCGTAGAAATGGTAGACGAGAACACAATATGTGTTGCTGCCATACTTGGGTCAACACTCACCGGTGAGTTCGAAGACGTCAAGCGCCTTAATCACTTGCTGGTCAAGAAAAATGATGCGACTGGCTGGAATACTCCAATCCACGTTGACGCAGCAAGTGGAGGCTTCATAGCTCCGTTTATTTACCCTGAGTTGGAATGGGACTTTAGGCTTCCTTTAGTGAAGAGTATCAATGTGAGTGGTCATAAATATGGGCTGGTCTATGCTGGTATTGGCTGGGTCGTGTGGAGGACACAACATGATTTGCCTGATGAGCTCATCTTTCATATTAACTATCTTGGGGCCGATCAGCCCACTTTTACTCTCAATTTCTCCAAGG GATCGAGCCAAATTATTGCTCAGTACTATCAGCTCATACGTCTTGGCTTCGAG GGCTACAAGAATGTGATGCAGAACTGCAGAGAGAACATGTTGGTTCTCAAAGAAGGGATAGAGAAAACAGAGCGTTTCAACATTGTCTCAAAGGACGTAGGAGTGCCACTCGTAGCTTTCTCTCTCAAGGGTCAGAGTTTCCACAGCGAGTTCGAGATCTCTGAGATGCTACGCCGTTTCGGCTGGATTGTTCCCGCTTACACTATGCCTGCGGATGCGCAGCACATCACGGTTTTGCGTGTTGTCATTAGGGAAGATTTCTCAAGAACACTTGCAGAAAGACTTGTGGCTGATATTTTGAAGGTGCTTCATGAGCTTGATACCTTGCCTTCCAAAATATCAAGGAAGATGGGAGCTGAGGATTTTGGCAATGTGAAAGGGAAGAAGGTGAAGAGGGAGAAGCTGATGGAAGTTATTGTTGGATGGAGGAAGTTTGTGAAGGATAGGAAGAAGATGAACGGTGTGTGTTAA
- the LOC106391312 gene encoding probable xyloglucan galactosyltransferase GT12: MMKPVPRLRLFISVTFVLCLFVVFQIHKSDLFGKNLQITHQVNNFFISIASSSHHQTQNLTKYSNESDGNRAKQPESQATDTCAGRYIYMHDLPSIYNDDIIKDCRPLIKWFDMCPFMVNSGLGPQVLEHANKTAQVLTTETGSWYSTNQFLLSVIFRERMKHYECLTNDSSLASAIYIPYYPGFDVSRHLWGYNTTVRDALATKLSRWLRERPEWRKMHGRDHFFVAGRIGWDFRRCPEDSEWGSNLMCLPEFSNTTMLSIETTAWTNEFAVPYPTYFHPKSLTEVRMWQKKVKSVKRRHLFCFVGAPRPTLDGSIRGEIINQCLASHGKCKFLNCNEPGNDCDNPVKIMDVFQRSVFCLQPPGDSYTRRSIFDSILAGCIPVFFHPGSGYKQYMWYFPKDYTRFSVYIPENEMKNGTVSLRDLLGRIDKESVLRMRNEVVKIIPRIVYSKPGLVGPEKIDDAFDIAVDRVIERVAMVKRMMGEGKDLQSEYSQTRDLKKLE, translated from the coding sequence ATGATGAAACCAGTTCCAAGGCTTCGGCTGTTCATCTCAGTTACTTTTGTGTTATGTCTGTTCGTTGTGTTTCAAATCCATAAATCAGATTTGTTCGGAAAaaatctccaaatcactcatcaAGTTAACAACTTCTTCATATCCATCGCTTCTTCTTCACACCATCAAACCCAAAACCTCACCAAATATTCCAACGAGAGTGATGGAAACAGAGCAAAACAGCCCGAGTCACAAGCAACAGATACTTGTGCCGGAAGGTACATATATATGCACGATCTTCCAAGCATATACAACGACGACATCATCAAAGACTGTCGACCACTCATCAAATGGTTTGATATGTGTCCCTTCATGGTCAACTCCGGTCTCGGTCCCCAGGTTTTAGAGCACGCTAACAAGACAGCTCAAGTCTTAACCACCGAAACCGGTTCTTGGTACTCAACAAACCAGTTTTTGCTATCGGTTATCTTCCGTGAGAGGATGAAACACTACGAGTGTTTGACGAACGATTCATCTCTAGCCTCAGCGATCTACATCCCATACTACCCGGGATTCGACGTGAGCCGTCACCTCTGGGGATACAATACAACAGTTAGAGACGCACTGGCGACAAAGCTGTCTCGGTGGCTTAGAGAGAGACCCGAGTGGAGGAAAATGCACGGTCGAGACCACTTTTTTGTAGCCGGACGGATCGGTTGGGACTTCAGGAGATGTCCGGAAGATTCAGAGTGGGGAAGCAACCTGATGTGCCTGCCAGAATTTTCTAACACGACGATGCTATCTATCGAAACCACTGCTTGGACCAACGAGTTTGCGGTTCCTTATCCGACTTACTTCCATCCAAAGAGCTTAACCGAGGTTCGGATGTGGCAGAAGAAAGTCAAGAGTGTGAAGAGGAGACACTTGTTTTGTTTCGTTGGAGCACCAAGGCCGACCCTAGATGGATCCATCAGGGGAGAGATTATAAACCAGTGCCTTGCATCTCACGGTAAATGCAAGTTTCTTAACTGTAATGAACCAGGTAACGATTGTGATAATCCGGTTAAGATAATGGATGTGTTTCAACGTTCGGTTTTCTGTTTACAACCTCCTGGGGATTCATATACTCGAAGATCGATATTTGATTCGATTTTGGCCGGTTGTATACCGGTTTTCTTCCATCCCGGTTCGGGTTATAAGCAGTATATGTGGTATTTTCCTAAGGATTATACCAGGTTTTCGGTTTACATACCGGAGAATGAAATGAAGAATGGAACGGTGAGTCTCAGGGATTTGTTGGGTAGGATTGATAAGGAGAGTGTTTTGAGGATGAGGAACGAGGTTGTGAAGATTATACCGAGGATAGTATACAGTAAACCGGGATTGGTTGGACCAGAGAAGATTGATGATGCCTTTGACATTGCAGTTGATAGGGTTATTGAGAGGGTAGCAATGGTTAAGAGGATGATGGGAGAAGGAAAAGATCTTCAGAGTGAGTATTCGCAAACAAGGGATTTGAAGAAACTTGAGTGA